From the genome of Homalodisca vitripennis isolate AUS2020 chromosome 8, UT_GWSS_2.1, whole genome shotgun sequence, one region includes:
- the LOC124367266 gene encoding PHD finger-like domain-containing protein 5A — protein sequence MAKHHPDLIFCRKQPGVAIGRLCEKCDGKCVICDSYVRPCTLVRICDECNYGSYQGRCVICGGPGVSDAYYCKECTIQEKDRDGCPKIVNLGSSKTDLFYERKKYGFKKR from the exons ATGGCAAAGCATCATCCTGATCTTATATTCTGCCGAAAACAACCAGGAGTGG CCATCGGTCGGCTGTGTGAGAAGTGCGACGGCAAGTGTGTCATCTGCGACTCGTATGTGAGGCCGTGCACGCTGGTCCGTATTTGTGATGAGTGCAACTACGGTTCCTACCAGGGCCGCTGTGTCATCTGCGGAGGTCCCGGCGTCTCCGACGCTTACTACTGCAAGGAGTGCACCATACAGGAGAAGGAT AGAGACGGCTGCCCTAAAATTGTGAATCTCGGCAGTTCCAAGACAGATCTCTTCTACGAGAGgaaaaaatatggatttaaaaaGAGATAA